In Papaver somniferum cultivar HN1 chromosome 9, ASM357369v1, whole genome shotgun sequence, the genomic stretch TTAAAGAGAGTCGAATTCCCACATGAAAAAGGAATAATAGAAAAAATCCATTGTTCTAGAATGTGTGTTCTATAACCctgtgacgccccaacctaatcacaTGCTTAGATAAtaagattacaacctaattgaagcatcaaaactagattaatgatcttaaggatttcaatttcaaaagCTAATCCCAGAACATACCCATACACACTGATATTATACAATTGGAaatctctcgagtgatatgaatataataatgtgtCGTTTACAGaataaagaaagaatacatataatatAAGATACACAagaacactagattcgataaagcTCTAAGCTACGAAACGGATATCTTCGCATACTCCATATCTTCGGATTACTGAAACTGacgtgggaacaagtgagcacatcgtcCCAAAGGGTGCCCAATagaaacaaataactttcaagtaatcacactAACATATTACCAAGAGATAGAATAATTAAAGTTCAACAGCAAATGAGAACAATTAACACATCCATCGAGTATGATATGCACACAAATGATTTCCCCAGATAATATATAATATAATATTCGTAACGACCTCTCGCCTAATAGGTAATATTCGCAAACGGTTTCCCGTCCTATTAAGGTAATATTCGTAAACGGTTTCCCTCCCTATTAAAGACAGAAatttaatatataaaataaatgtAATAATATTCGATCAAAACAAAACGATTGCATAAAGAATAATCAATCAAGTCGAAACCCTAAATCGGCTTACCAAAATTCTGCTTTTCCAGAATTAAATCGACAACAGCAGCATCACCTTCTTCCTCAGATCAACATGCTACTAAGTTCTTATGAATTTCTCATACAACTCGCCTCAATTCCTTGAAAAGAATTcgacaaagaggaggagaagaaagaacagatgagaggaagaaagaagaaagaaagagaaaaggaaAAGATAATTGATTTTCTCCTCGACACGTTTGGTGATGATAAGGAAGATGAAAATTATCAATCACCCAGAAAAAGGATAAGGCAGCCCCAGTCGGTTTAGATGTAAAATAACTAATTTTCCCTTCATAGAGTTCTGATGATTACTTCTTCTCtgatatccgattgacacgttcgagtagtctatctcacataacttttcgagacccatCTAGTGATACTAATTTCATAACTAGATCATTTGTTAGATTAGTTTctattaatttaaatctatattaTCTAATCGAGTCGTTAGCTgttaattcgtctcttgaccggtctaatagcgttgacgagtttgagggtccttacaaaccCTATCATAAAGAAATAATTATTGTATCTTCGGATGCATATATTCAGAACCATATACCTAGAAAAACAATATATTTTTGGTTGTCGGAAATGCTAAAGCAATCAAGGAAAAAATCCCAAGATAAGTTCCGATTCTTACAGAGTTGTGGGGCCCTCACACACAAAGGTGACCTTCTTTTAAATCCTATTGGTGGTGTGCTTTACGACAGGCGGGACGTAACACGAAATTTACCCTCGATATGTCTATCATCACTCGATTGTTATTTTATGATACAAAATTCGGTGTCAACAAATTTCAAACACAAATCATTTGTGTCATTACCTAATGATTCACCGATGTAAAGCCttaaaaattagaaatttacaTAGTTAACATGCTTCAAAATTAAACCCGCTTCTTTTACAAGACAAGGTTGTTAAGTTTCTCTAACTTTCTTAAGTAAACTCTTTTCCCACCAAAGTAGTTTCAAAATGCATCATTCTTAGAATGCTTGTTAGTTGGGTAACTATTAATTTTTAGCATAAGCTTGTTTAATACGGTTTTAAAGTGACTCAAATAgcgaaaaccaaaagaaaaaaacacataCTTTTTTCCATATTGGACATGAGTTAGAGCTAAGCTAAAGCTAAAGCTTAAGAAAGTCATAATTCCCACCACAATTTGATGCTTTTAGCGTTGGGATCTCCTATTCTTAGTCTCTTCAAACCCTAAGAAAAATATGTCTCATCAACCATTGATTTCTTGTTATGTCATTCCATTTTTAAACTTACTGTTAGAGGGAATCATCTACTCTTTATCATCATGTGTAATCATCTACTCTTTATCATCATGTGTAGCTAATTTTGCAAAACAAATTTGTGACTATTTAATAACAACTTTAGGAGGTATTTGAATTTTTATGCATGCCTTTCGAGAAAGAATAACAAAACCCATATAGGTGTGACTTACCGTTGCAACGCCTACAAATCAAGAGGCAAATCAATGAAATCATTTTGGAATTCATGACTAGAATTTCTAAATTTGTTTGAGGTAGTTACACCACTAATCTAATAAGTTATTCCTAGCTAGTGTAAACTACGCGGATATAGTACgacacaacacaacacgacacaaACATATTTCATCGACCTATTATTCTTATATGAGAATATGTTCCTGGCAATTCAACCACTCCATTGGGAATTGAGGGGTGGCTTGGTTGCTCAAGCACCcccaaaattttaaaaccaaCACAACAATTTAATTTTTTATGCCTCTTATGAAGTTAACGCATGACCCATCCGCATTGTTTTAAATTTTTACCATCCTAATATTTACTGTCTTAATCTTTAGTTCCCAGTTGGTAACTAGATTCATTATTTTTACTAAATATCACCAGTGATGCCAAAACAATATTCAGAACAAGAGTTTTATATTGACCGGAAGAATTCACCTTGTATTCTCCAGAGTCTCACATTAAAACTGGAGCCCCTGGAGGTCATCATGGAGAATTTATAAGGGACGTTTTTTTTATATGAGACATAGTGAATTTTCCCGGTCAATCAATCATTTTCGTATTCAAAAATGAAATTTTGCAAATTCCATCCGTTAGTGGAATCCGGTCAGCCAACTAGTGACATTATTGATTCTTACATTCAATTTCTCGCCGGATACAATTTTCAGACTCCCAAGGCACAGGTTACCGGAGTGTCTAAGGGTAAAAAGGTCATTTGAGAAAATTAAACTGTCACTTATGAACAACCGGTAGATCTACTGTCAGTAAAAAAACTGGAAGTTGAACAAGTGGAAATTGAACTGACAAATATTAATATTCAAATCTGACCTAAAACTGCCCGTTTCTCAGTCTATCTCTATCTTCTAATCTCGGTCAACCTGCCCGTCCGAACTCCAAGAGTCTCTTTctattcttctccttcttctttctttaCATAAAGCAATCAATCACCTTTTATCAAAtgatccaccaccacctcctcctccatctccaccaccacaagCACCACCACTTcttgatgaagaagatggtggttgTACTACTACAGATCAAAcacatttgaagaagaagatagaggGAGAAGTTTAAGGGGTTTGTTGGGTTTGGAGAACAATGGGTCAAGGATTGAGTTGTACCAGAAATAGTGATGATGGTGGGTTGTTTAATGCAGTTAAAATTGGTGATTTAGAATGTGTTGAGAGTCTTTTGAGAAGAAACCCAAGTTTGATACATCAGCTTACTGTTTGTGATAAGCTTTCTTCTCTTCATATTGCTGCTGCTAATGGCCAGATCCAGGTACAGAACACTAGCTGCAGTTTAACTTTTTGTGAAATTGTCTGtgagaggattttttttttttttttctgattttttgttgATGGGGTTTCGTTACAGATTGTTTCCATGATGTTGGGGAAATCAATTAATCCAGATATACTGAATCGGAATAAACAAGTAAGGATCTCTGTTTTGGTGATGATGTGAGCAGTTCTGTTTTGGCCCTTTTggggtttgttttgattttgttctgttttggttGGTGTAGACTCCATTAATGTTGGCAGCAATGCATGGAAAGATTGAGTGTGTGGAGATGTTGATTCTAGCAGGAGCAAATGTATGTTGAAATTGACACTTTTTGgggttctgttttttttttcttcttctaaattttgTTAGAAACGGGAACTTATTCTTGATTGTGTATGATTTTGGTCAGATACTGATGTTTGATTCACTAAGTGGAAGAACTTGTTTACACTATGCTGCTTATTATGGTCATTCTGACTGCTTACAAGCCATTCTTTCGGCAGCTCAATCGACCCCAGTTGCAGATTCTTGGTATGGATTACTTTTGCTTTTTAAACATTTTTAGAAATGTAAttggttttaggaaaaaaaaatgaatgatttGGCTTATTTGGGGTTTGAAATGAAAACAGGGGATTTGCAAGATTTGTAAATGTTAGAGATGGTAAAGGAGCAACTCCATTACATTTAGCGGCTCGTCAACGACGACCTGAATGTGTTCGCATTTTATTGGACAGTGGATCTCTTGCTTGTGCTTCTACCAGTGGATACGGGTAAATATTGGTGTAGAAATGTTTTCTTTGtggaatttcttttgattggattaTCTTTCAATTGATGGAGTGCTAATTGTAGTTGCCCTGGGAGTACTCCTCTTCATTTGGCGGCTCGTGGTGGTTCATTGGATTGCATCCGAGAGTTACTTGCTTGGGGAGCAGATCGGCTGCAAAGAGACTCGTCTGGGTAAATTTTCATTTTGCTTGATTCTCACTTTGATTGGTTCAGTACATATCATGACTAGAGGTGCATTTGAAGAAGTTAAGAcgtgattttgaaaaaaaaaaattgttgctttTTTGCATATTGTTTGAAATGGAATTTTGCCTAGACAGTCAATAGATGACTCAAATTCTGGGTTGAGATTGAAGGTCTATGATTCACATTTTTGGTTTGTTAATGTGCAGAAGAATTCCATACTTAGTTGCAGTCAAATATAAACATGGAGCATGTGCTGCATTGCTCAACCCTTCAGCAGCAGAGCCTCTTGTTTGGCCTTCACCTCTGAAATTCATAAGTGAGCTTAATCCAGATGCTAAGGTTCTTCTAGAGAGGGCTCTTGTTGAAGCTAACAAGGAGAGGGAGAAGAATATATTTAAAGGAACACCGTACTCGCTTCCATCACCGTCACGTTCTGATGCTGAGATTGATGACAATATCTCCGAGGTAATAGATAATAGATTCCTCCCACTGGCAACTTGTAAATCTAGATTATATGCGGGTATAATAAGTTCTCTAAACGTATAAAGTTGGTATTATTTGGCTTGAGATTCAGGCATCAGAATCAAGAGAATAATACAGTATGTCTGTTGCTTCATTGCAGATCAGTGAAGCTGAATTGTGCTGCATATGCTTTGATCAAGTCTGCACGATTGAAGTCCAAGGCTGCGGTCACCAAATGTGTGCGCACTGCACACTAGCCCTATGCTGCCACAACAAACCCAACCCCAACACCACATTCCTTCCCATCCCAGTCTGCCCCTTTTGCAGAAGCAACATTTCTCAATTACTGGTGGCGAAGACAAAAACTGGTGATGAATTAGATATTGATCTCAACTCCTCGAAGCCAACAAAATCTAGGAAATCTCTTACCCTCAGTGAAGAAAGTAGTAGCTTCATGGGTATCTCAGGCTTGGGTTCATTCACAAAAATGGGTACACGGGGTTCAGGAAAAGTTGCCGATGCTAGCGACGACTCTGTCGATAAGCCTATTGATTAGTAAAACCCAAAAATTGGGTGGGTATATATATTATATAGGAAACCAGTTCCATCTGCTGTGTAGATTTTCGGGAATCTCTTAAAATGAGCAGAAAGGAAATGGAGATTGATTCAGAATAAACATTAGGATGGTATTACAAATTAGAGTTGATGAGTCTAGTTCAAGAGTCTTTGAATCTTAAAGATGTAATCTTTTTTCACCTTGAAAAATAGTTGAAAATTTCTGTGGTACACAAATTCTTATTTATTGAATTCAGAATGTAGCACCCTATCAATGCAAGCATTTGCAAACAAGCTTTCAAAAATTTCAATGCTTCCTTCGATCTGTTTTGTAGTCTTAGTCAGTGTGGTCAATATCTGCcgatatcggggatatttcggatatcggccttagagcggtaggataagcattgtatcggcgatacgatatcttggcgataatatcgtccgatattggccgatatatcggggatatttcgtgatcctatttttcttgatgaacttgatgaaaatgatgaatggttggatcCACAGAACTTGGAAGACTTGGCGGTAAGGTGATAATgtaactttggatgatttgcaagatattCTTGGTGAAGAAAGTCGACCggttggtagtagaggtgcatgtagctctcgaagtaaGTCCACTTACCCAACCGACTCTgagtatgatggatatgatactgatCAATTGATGCTAGACACAAATTATGGACTACTTAATGGAGCTAATGGAGttactgaagatgatgatatcaaTAGTGGCTCGTATATGTGATTTTGAATAAGACtgtaatatccttgtttaattaccattttaggtagtaaactttaaatttgttgaagttactctcctgtttttggtttgaacttttaacttgtttaattaccattttaggcagtaaacttttaagttgttgaagttactctgTTGTTTTTAGTTAGAActtgtttatttatcattttaggaagtgaactttaaagttattgaagttactcttgtgttttttgataaaattgatggtagctataaaattatagtctctaaatttggaaccgatattataccgatatttgaacgataatatccccgatacaaagtcgtaccagtgtatcggtcctgatcgagataaaccgatatccgatattaactacattggtcttAGTCTATGTCTAAAACTTTGAAAACAACTGTGACGATCCAAAATTTGCCCTGTAACCCAAAATCTTCCCTAACAAATGTGACGATTCAAAGTTTGCCCAGTAACTCAAAATCTGCCTCAACACTTGTATGTTTTCTTTGATCCATTGTGACTTAAAATATGCATTGTGATTCAAATTGTTTTAGCTTTTCCGTAAGTTGATGGCTCCTAACGGGGTACCAGATTATTGGGAAGGGTACTAAAAATTCATATAAGACAAGCTTGAAAGTTCTATGTTCTATACGAGTTTCGGTATCCTTCTCAGTAACGTGACACCCCATTAGCAATGTTGATGTTGCATGattttttaagcattttttagcTCTAAAAAGAGACCTATTGATCTAGCAATTGTTTTTGCAAGATAAGGTACCTGCTCTGATGGGTCTCTCAAGATGATCCTCCATGGAAAACTGGATAATTTATCTGCCCAAAAAATATCTCCAAAACTACACTCATGCATGGGTCATTACCAAAACCCCTGACACATGAAAGCATCCCAGAGCTAAGTTCCATGAACATGAAGACAAACAATAAGAATCTTTCACCAGACATGAGCCTTTAATGAGGACAGAaatttcttcattattgtaattaTAAATCTTGAAATTCTGAAGTTTTTTGCTGAGAAAAAGTCAGAGATCAAATAAAcaaactttattattctgaaaatTACAGTGTTTGTTGGATTTCTCACTTGGAACGTGGAGTAAAAAACCACCCAAAAAATCTTAGTCAATTCCATTtctttcaaaattttcattttcagtgagaaaaagaaagaacatGAGCTTTCAATTTGTGGGCACCCCACAAATGCATGATGACAATGGAAATCCATTAACATTTGATGAACCAAGACAATGGCTAGATTGTGATTGAGAAGGAGGAGGATGTGCAGCAATATGACCATCAATGTATAGAGAAGAATTTGCTAATTTTCTTTCGACTTCAAGGAAATGTGCTAAAGATTGAGTGTTGGTTTGTACAGTCTTATTATTATGATCAATATCAGCAGCAATGGGTTTTGCACATAATAAAGAAAACAACCAATATTTCTTATTATGTGACTTCATCTTGTTGTTGTCTTTCACTGATCTAAATGATTCCATTAGTGATCTTCTTCCAGTAAGTGACCTTCCGGAGAGATCTGTAATACTTGACACACACATTAAACTCCCAAGTGTCATGCTCTTGTCAGGGAAGAATGACCCTGTGGACTGAACACAAAACACTGTTAATCAACATTGTAAATTTGGGGAGCCTATAATGAGTCAATCAAGATTTTTCTGTTTGGGTCAATGTTTTGATGCTACAAAGAAAAGTAGTACTACTACTAACCTCAGTATCAACGTCTGATGAGAAGACAGTAGAAGTACTTGGTGAAAAAGTGAGTAATGTATTGAATGACATAGACCTAGCTGAAAGAGCAGCATCATGATGGTTTCGTACCAAACCTACTATTGCATTCAATGGTTGCAAACCTAATGGCCAACCATCTTCCTGTTGCATGCATTATTCAGAAATCAATTATCAGATCCCAAAACTGTAGAAATGGACAATAGTACACTGTTTTGTTTTTGCAAGTGAAAAATGATGCAATACCTGGTGATGAGCATGAGCCATATGTTTGTTGCTGTATATGTCTATTTGATGTAGTACTAATACTTCGTCTTGATGATTCACAATGAGAGTTGTGAAGTCACTTCCACACAGAAATAAAGGTGTTGCAATATACCTACCTAGAATATGTACAACCACTTCAGTACTACTGAAACAAAGTGGAAATGTACTAATAATTTGATTGATTGAGTGAAGAAAGGAATGAACTATCACttcttattggtttctaaaaCACTGACACTGAAACAGCTTTGTTCAGTGTGTGTGTGTAAGAGATAGTGAGAAGAGCAACGAACGGAGTGGTGAGTGTAGTTGCATTTATAATGGAGTAGTTAGATTTTCATGGAAAGAAAATTCTTGGAACCccaatggaaataaacaattgttggaGGATTATTCTGAGGTGCACACGCCTATGTGTTTAAGATCTCAGTTTGAGATGTATGTTGAGTtcgtttttcaatctttttctgtggTTTAAATGACAAGGTTGACGCACTGTTAATTATAGATTAATGGGTAATTAATGTGTTAGATTTACAGATCGATGATAACCGTTGCATTATAATAGTACAATGCAGATGACCGTAGAGTGTCGGCGGTGCTAGAGTCATCTCTCTGATGACGGTGTTCGAGTCGTACTTCTCTAATACTGTATTCTCAAAATAATAAAGTAATACTCTAGGTAATTAAGATGTTTTTGATAGCTTCAGTTTAATGGGTTTTTAGTTGAATTTATCAAGTTCTTGATGCTTTCATTTCCCCTCCATTCGAGATCTGACCCATGCACTATGGCACCACTCTTGCTGGTTGCCAGAGGTTCCAGCACCAAATGAGTTTGCAATATTTGCTAGACAGCCAGAGCAAGAGGAACTAATTAAGAAATTTCTTGGACTTTGGCTAGGCACATGCTACGTTGTTTAGGTGAAAATTTGGCGAGTGCTACTTCTTTTTAAAAAACTCATTAGGGAATAATTTGGGCATATAAAATctattaattcttgcaattatgTGTTGGACCAGGTAACAACGTGTGCTTCTTCTTGTAAGAgccatccccccccccccccccccccccccccccccccccccccccctttcaaACAAAGACTCTAGTGTAAGTGAATCAGTCGGTCGATTTACGCTTGTCTATTGTTAGGAATTTTCCTGGATGAGATGAAATAGAAAATTTAAAGTTCTTACACGGATCCAAAATCAATGTACCATATTGTAAACCTAAAATAAGAAATTGTAATCTTTAATGTGCGAGTGATAAAAATTTACCTAGTCATCTAAAATTTGTTTCGTAACAGAAAAATATATTATCATGACAAAAAAGCCACATTGTAGCGCAGTAGTTACCACTGTGAAACAAAAATCTGTCTCATGACATAAAGACGGGTAACGTAATCTATCGGTGTGATCCTGAATTTGCCGCATGACCTACGTTATTGTGCATCCACTAACACACAACAGGGGATTCTTCCTCTTTCTGACAGATGTATTCTGTATAAATATCTTTCAAAGCTCAATTTGTTGCATCTGCGGGGATAGCTCAGTTGGGAGAGCGTCAGACTGAAGATCTGAAGGTCGCGTGTTCGATCCACGCTCACCgcaattttttaatgaaatttcaAACCAAAGCCGTGCACCATGTTACATGGCACATTTTTAAAATATAGTACTGGCATTTCATCTAGGCAACAATTATGTCCAAAACAACAGATAGTAAACTCAAAAGGGTTACTCATCAGCAGAGACAATCTCACAAAATTGGTATCAAATAACCAACAAATTATAAGGAAACAAAGAGCGTTATCACAATCAAACGTCACTGTATCTTTCATAACATTATATCTGCTAACTATCCCATAATCTGTACAAGAGTTGCAAGAAACCCAATACCAACAAACAAAATACGAATTTGCAATTTCAAACCATATGAAGCAAGGAGAACAACTTTATCAATAACAGGACCACACAAAACACCATCTTTACTTTTCGTTGTTGCTAAACTCAGAATACTAATACGAGTGACGCCGTTCGAATCTGCTTTAATTGTCCATCCAGAATCCAACCCCGTACCTGCTCCTTTTCCTTGTATCGTAAAATTTTGAACTGACGATCCTGCTTGAACACCCACTTGGAAGTTACCAACACATGCATCATTATATGCACCGATGAATACTGACAAGGCACACTCGGAACCTTTTTTTGGTCTAACTcgtaggtacacgaaataggattGCCACGTGTCATACCAAGTAAGGTAATGAAATCCTAGTCAAAGATCCGTATCAGTAACCTATCAAATCAATCAACATCAGAAGGCGAGACACAGATCCCAAACACGAGGTAACTCCCCACCCCGAAGAAAAGCAGAAGGACCATCAAGATGATAAGGCGAAGCCATAAAAAGATTTCTTGGCGAAGAAGACAAAACGCGAAGTAGGAGTAGTAGAGCGCAAGAAAAGGACAGATGTCCCGACAAGACCATGTGAAGACAACGAAAGGTGGGGGgaaactttatggaatatgcaCCAGACGAAGCATAATAACCTCGGCGAGATGATATGAGCTGTATACCACTATGGTtgcttaggcctataaatagagatctTTGAGCAATGCAAAGGGGGATTCTGGCAGtgaagaggagagagagagagagttagggtttccttgtaatccATAGACTTGGAGAGGGGATTAGGGTTTTCGATAATCCACGAGTATAACTTGTATTTCGCTGGAGATTAATAAATAATCCTTTGTTCTTGCgtttatcatgtcttagatcttatTTACTTTTCATTTGGGTGTGTTGTTGGATTTCCAGTAATcatattttggcgctagaaacatggaagaTAGGAGATCTAGGTAATTAGGGTTGAAAAAGTTCAGCTAATATTGAAATAAGGATAAGTTAATGGCTAGAGTACCAGATCGAGCAGCA encodes the following:
- the LOC113311099 gene encoding putative E3 ubiquitin-protein ligase XBAT31, whose protein sequence is MGQGLSCTRNSDDGGLFNAVKIGDLECVESLLRRNPSLIHQLTVCDKLSSLHIAAANGQIQIVSMMLGKSINPDILNRNKQTPLMLAAMHGKIECVEMLILAGANILMFDSLSGRTCLHYAAYYGHSDCLQAILSAAQSTPVADSWGFARFVNVRDGKGATPLHLAARQRRPECVRILLDSGSLACASTSGYGCPGSTPLHLAARGGSLDCIRELLAWGADRLQRDSSGRIPYLVAVKYKHGACAALLNPSAAEPLVWPSPLKFISELNPDAKVLLERALVEANKEREKNIFKGTPYSLPSPSRSDAEIDDNISEISEAELCCICFDQVCTIEVQGCGHQMCAHCTLALCCHNKPNPNTTFLPIPVCPFCRSNISQLLVAKTKTGDELDIDLNSSKPTKSRKSLTLSEESSSFMGISGLGSFTKMGTRGSGKVADASDDSVDKPID
- the LOC113309634 gene encoding uncharacterized protein At3g17950-like, with the protein product MAHAHHQEDGWPLGLQPLNAIVGLVRNHHDAALSARSMSFNTLLTFSPSTSTVFSSDVDTESTGSFFPDKSMTLGSLMCVSSITDLSGRSLTGRRSLMESFRSVKDNNKMKSHNKKYWLFSLLCAKPIAADIDHNNKTVQTNTQSLAHFLEVERKLANSSLYIDGHIAAHPPPSQSQSSHCLGSSNVNGFPLSSCICGVPTN